The genomic window cgtgtgtgtgtgtgtctttccagGTTTGACTATGAGGGCCTGGATCCCAGGACGGCCTACCACCTGATGAGAGACCTGGAGGGGGTGATCTCAGACAAGGCCTTCCCCAGCCAGAAGTTTGCTGTGGGGAACAACGTCTACAGTGTGGAGCGGGCTGATAACTTTGAGTACATCGACCCCGTGGATGGTACCGTCTACCGGAACCAGGTCAGAACGGGAGAGAGGAcatgggtgaagggggggggggagaagaatagaaaggaaagaaaataaaaaggtaGGATGGATCGAAAGGTGATGAAAGCAGATCAGAGAGTCGCGAAAAGGACATTGGTCAATTACAGTTGACTTGTATGACAtatagtatctctctctctttctctctcttgcacacacacactctcacacacactctcacacacactctctcacacacaaacatgcatataCATATGCTCTCCACCCAGACCACCCATTAAGGCATGTGTTCAGAGTAAGGTTCCATTTTTGGCCATGACACTGTCTgtatccttcctctctctctctctctctctctctctacctctctctctctctctctctctctctctctccctccatctctctcacacacttacacacagttCAACAGACTTATTTAAGATGTGTATCAAGACTTCTAGTTACATTATAGTTCAGCATCACCAGGATACAGGGCTACAGTACAGATGTTGTGTATTACATACAATCCACTGATGTGGAATGTAAAcagaaactctctctctctctccctctctctctttcaactcATATACAGTGAAACACACTATTGCTTGTTGTCGACAAACCTCTCCATTCTACAGACCcttttcacctccctccctcctctcttcctactctctcgctttccctcctccctactctctccgtccctccctcctttatacctctatcctctccccatctccattCCTAAACCTGTCGGTGACGTTAACCCAGCTGACTCCCTCTTTTCTGTCCTGGAATGTGTGGAAACTCTCCCATGACGTTGATGCTCTTCTGCCTCTAGCCCCACCttataccacacacatacacacacacgcacacacacacacacacacacacacacactcaggcagtAAAAtgtacatgaacacacacaggcattgactaacacacacatacacacatggcaAACATGCATCAAAATACTGGGCCTTGACATGTCTGAGTGTAAGTGTTCACTTCAGCGTTCTTTTCTGGGGGACttcactgtgtgagtgtgtacgtgtgtgtgtgttttgtgtgtctatGGGGTGAGTCAGTTCCATTCTGCTCTCTGACAGAGGTGCATAGTGAGCACACTCTGGGACAGTTAGTGACACTCTGGGACAACTAGTTAGTGACTCACCCTGCTGtgtgacagcccccccccctcttacacacacacacactcagtaaatCCTGCACCGATAATTTTTCCCGGTGTGTATTATTACAGCAGACATTCCTCACAGAACGGGGTTGTGTCAGCtgtcgtctctctcccctctgcctgtctgcccgtctGCCTGACAGCAAGAGGTGGAGCGTTGTCAGCTGTTCCCCAcaaacagttacacacacacacacacacacacactaacacgagCACGTTGCCTGATGAAAGGTGGGAGGATTTACAAAATAAGCCTTGGCTGCCTTTGAAGTCCTActgaattcattcattcattctcactcagacagacagacagacagacagacagacagacagacagatagatagatagatagatagatagatagatagatagttagacagacagatagacagacacacagaaagacagaaagacagaaagacagaaagacagaaagacagacagacagatagacaatgGAACTGAagtagagtgtgagagagagagaaagagagagagagagagagagagagagagagtatggaagagtgggagggagagattgggagagagaTTTGGAGTGGAGGATGGGTGTATGGATTGAAAAGAGAGAAATTAAAATAAAAGGGAGGGAATGACCATAggcaaaagagagaaggaaatagaAACAGGACAGTGAAATATAGAGACAgatatagagagggggggggggcaagtgcaataggatggagggaagaatacgtgaaggaggaagagggagagcgggTGCTTAAAGTTCAATATCCGACGAGGCGTCCGAGGCGGTCTCCAGTGTCTGAGAGAGCGAAATCTAGGGAGTGATAAAGAaaaagatagacagagacagagagaaataattGATCTTTAGAGCAAGAGGTGCACAGGAGAAGGAAcctgacagagatagagagataaaacAGTTAACAGAGGTAAAGACAGAGACGGAGATGTTTTGTGTTGGTGTCCGTGTCTAGCCTCACTGAGTGTGTTGTTAGTCTCAGGCAACTTCAACATGATCAGTTTGGTCTAGCTACGTGCCGCATCGTTTCTTCCAGACTCTATGTGGCTACAGGGACATCTAGTGGACAGGCATACTTACTGCATCTGGATTCAATGTGACTTTTCTCACAACCtctatttacaaaaccttaGAGTATGAGTTCTGAATTAGATTCGATCGACAGACCAGGGCGAGCACTGAAAAGCAAGGTTGATTTAGGTATAGGTTACAGCCAGGATAACTTTTTAGAAGTCACAAGAAATCTCAACTCATCCTTTAAATCTCTTCAACATATAAACTGGAATCCGTTTGTTTATCAGTGATGTTGTGAGACCGATTTCACAGTtgctctcctcgtcctctcctgCAGGGTCTCCGTATCGTCTTCACCGACGCCTCGCGCCTCATCTTCCGTCTGAGTGGGAGTGGGGGCGGGGCCGGAGCCACCATCCGGATCTACGCCGAGAGCTTCGAGAGAGACCCTGAGAGGCACAGCAGAGAGACGCAGGTGAGGGCGAGaggcacagcagagagacaggtgagggtgagaggcacagcagagagacaggtgagggcGAGaggcacagcagagagacaggtgagggtgagaggcacagcagagagacaggtgagggtgagaggcacagcagagagacaggtgagggcGAGaggcacagcagagagacaggtgagggcGAGaggcacagcagagagacaggtgagggcGAGaggcacagcagagagacaggtgagggtgAGACGGTGTCTCAGCAGGGTTTtatttgtgtttgagtgtgctgACACAAGGATCATAACTCTTTATCTTTTTGCAATCGTGGACAGCTCAAAAACAGGCACAACAAGGGACAACCCTGAGTCATTCCTATAAACCCCTTACTGTAACAGTTGCAAGTTACATAGTACACGGTACATTGGGTTGCacttaagtgtttgtgtgtgtctgtgtgtgtgggtttgacaTAGATGTTATGCTACTTAACAGTCAGTGATAGATAGTGTACTTTAGCCAAGCCATGGTACAATAAAATATCCCCCGGTTAGTTAGGTGAGGGCACCCTTGCCaggtgtgtttatgatgtgCTGACCAGTGGACTTTTGATTCGTAAGTGTGTTGTTGGACTCGTAACTTTTCTTCCAATGAACGGAAAGTCTGACATATTTGTCTGGAATTGTTAATGTGCCTAACAAGTATGTCTTAGGCAGGTTTTAGGTAGAATGACACACAATATGCAGTGCAAGTAATTCAATCCATGCATCCAACATTCAATAAGAATGTCTTGGGACAGAATTGGATTTTGTACCAAAACGTATACAGTTCATCAGGCATTTCTTCAGATGTAATGAAATTATTCTACAACAGGTCACAGTTACACCAATTTTATTCAGGCTATTTATTGGATAGCGTATTCTGCACATCTCTGATCTCAACCCTCATCGATCTCTGAAGTATATCTGACCGGAAAAAGTAGTTGAGTCAACGACATTGACTCAGTCCTGTCAGGTGCCTAGGACCTGACATTCTATACATGATCACACACCATTGATGTGGTTTTAGTGCAGTTTTTTTCCAAGGAAATGGTTGAGATCACATCTTGTTTGACTGGCTGTTCAATGCAGCTGATTGTGGCTAGGACTGTTGTGGTGGTGGTTTGGTGCAAGCCTGATGTATCTCCTTTGTGTAGCCTCTGTAGTAGAGCTCTGTGCAGCTCCTTTTAACTCTGAAGTAAATACTTCCTTTTATGAGGtagtattatattattatagtcCACCGTGGAACTGAGAAGACGGGAgtttgatgtttgtgtgtgttttgtggtcaGGCGGTGTTGGGCCCTCTTATCGCCATCGCCCTCAAGATCTCTGACGTCCACGAGAGGAGCGGACGCCGCGGCCCCTCCGTCATCACCTGAGCTGCGACgcgcacacgcacccacacacacgtgcacacagacaAGAAGCTCGTCGCGTCCCCTCTAATATCAGCCTGCCTTGTCTTTTTTTGCACCAATGACCTTTCCTGTCGGATGGGATCCTTTAAAAACATGGTGCCTAGAGAGACACATGAATTATATGCATCATTATCAGATTCATGGATAAAAGCATTCATCGATATAATGTTGTTTCCTTTCAGTCATCTGTCAGTAGTGACTCCTGTTATGGGCTGATGGTATGAAATGATCTGAATTCAAGTTCCGCTCCGTGTGTTGATATTGTGTATGAGCGCTTGTTTCTTGTGTTTACTGGCACATATTGAGGGAACCGAAGGGATTCATTGTTGAAGGGATTCATTTTTGAATACATTATTTTGTTATACTTAGTTTTTTACATGGCCTTATTAAATGCCACCACATTTTAGGATGTTGaactcacatgcacactcattaacatactccttcacacacacctcaagctCTCACATtaaatatgtactgtatgtcaaaTACAGACTGAGATAATCTCTATCAAACTcttcaattcaactgtaaacaTTTAAAATGCAACCAAAATCACTCGCCAAGTTTGACATCAGACAGTAAAACGGTCAAAATTCTCATGTATGATATGAAAAAGATAAGGCATTGAGATTAAACAGATCTTTGTCTGAGATTGATGGCCGGTAGCTGGTCCCAACCACATACATTTTGCGTGTGGTTGGGACCAGTTAAATGTGAAATGCCAACCTGTTAGATGAAACCACTGGTTATTATATAGTAGCTGTTTGCTTTTACCAAGTTACACTCACAAAGGCTTTAAGTGTTGGTATGGGCTGAATCGTTGAAAAGTTCAAGGTCTGTCTTTTCCACAGGAGATACCACTACCATTGTTTTAACTTTGTTTAATTAGCCAGTTCTTAGTTTGTTTTTCATGTCCGGAGGAAGCTAACGCTGTATTTAAGTTTGTTTTTGTACCCAAATAAACCCTTATCATTTGAGTGTGAAGGGATGCCTGTCCTTTTTGATGAGTTGTATTTTGTTCCAATTCCTGATGGAATTCGAAATTTACTACAGCTATTTATCTTGGTCTATTGGAAATGTTTCCAGTTTAAATTGAAAGcaacataaaataaaatgtaccaAGTTAAAATTAACAATCAAGTTAGTACAATCCATTCCAGCTGTTTCAGCACCGTAAGGTTGAGACACTGGTTGTTTTAACCAAGTCCACAATGACAGCACCATACTGTAGATGACGTGGTAAAGTAACCCACAAGTTTGTTATTTTACTGCCACTGTGAGAAGGAAGAACATCATTGATAACAGCTTTATAGCAGTCATTAACCTGGACTACACATAATTGGACATCCTTATGGATGTACACAGATCCACAATGACAGCTTTGCACCCTGTCATGTACTCTGGACACTGGAATCTGTTGTATAATGTTTAATAGCCTCTTTAACCCGCTCATAACctctgcacaacacacacacagccagactgtACACTTTAAAAAAGTGGAGAGTTTGGGTTCAACTACAATTGTATCTTTTCAAATAAGTATTGGGATTGGTTGATCCTTCCTGGCTCAAGGAAGCCATTGGTCATATCTCAAAAATGGAAACCCAAGGCAAGAAAACTCAATCAAACTCTGAAAGTATTCTGAATATGATTTGATCAAGCTCTTGCTTGTTTCTTGCATTCAATTGAATGCACTGTATTGTCTTTCCACAACAACAGTTCATCTCCAACTGCACACTTTTTTCATCACAAAGAAACTCTCTTCTAGTTCTGTTTAACTGAAATGTCAGACTTGATGTTTGCTCTCCCTTTACAACACCAATAAAACTTGTTGACTTGGAGAGTTAACACTGTAAGCATACTTTATAGCAGTTATTTTCCCTTCACACaacaaaagtacatttagtcatttagcagacgctcttatccagagcgacttacagtaagtacagtacaAGTCTAAACAAGTTTGTACGTTATTTGTAAAGAGCACAATTCACAGTGAGAGACTAATTATGGTTAGTCCCTGACTCCTGCTGTTACCAGCAGGGGGCTTCTGAATGTCTGCCACGGGTTCAGGGGTCCCTTCCACTGGTTTCCAACCCTGGAACCCAATGTCCTGTATGttggagatgtttccctgctccaacacacctcatTCAAAAGAATGCTCGTTATCAGGCAGCCTGACAGATACCATTGCTTAGGTGTGCCTCATCCAACATAAGCCCACACTCTGTGGCTCAAGGTCCCCAGTAAGTGAACCAGTTTTATCTGTCTCTATGGCTATTAGCTATCCCCATTTcagtctgctctgtgtgtgattTACTTCTGCTAGATCCCCCAGACCCAGTCCTGTGATCCAGCCAATCAGGAccggagaggtcagaggtcaagcaGGAGGGGATTGATCCGGAACACACCTGCCAAGTCCTCCCCTCCTGACAGCCACAGTCTACTGGCCCCATCAGGCTGAGTGCTGGCCCATGACAGAATATAACCACTGTTTCCGGGTGAGTTTGTACTCTCCATAGTCCAGGGATGAGCATTACGTGTGAAACAGTGTCGAGTCAGAAACGCTGACGTCAGTGGGGTAAGCCAGCCCCCTGGTCCTGCTGTGTAGCATGCCCCGGGGGTCAGTCTCTGAGTAGGGAGGAGGCTGGTCGTGGTTGAAGCTGTCGTCAGGGGTGTCAGAGCTGCTCAGGGTGTAGAGAGGAGGGGcctggaggggcgagggggctTCCTCGTCAGGGGTCACCgcggggaggcggggggagaaGGCGTGTTGGGACTCGGCATAGGAGGGGGGGTAGAAGCTGGGTCTGGAAGGAGCGGAAAGACACAGAATACTTACAGAATGTCGAATGTAAAAACAATTTGACAGTACCCAGTTTACATCCAAAAAGAAATGTTAACGCTGGTGACAAGCTTGCATTTGTTCATGTTTCAAATCGATCTTAGCCTCATGTTATTCGACATGGAATGTGCAAGTTCCCATTTTCTTCACCCTTCTTGCGCGGAAGGGTACCTTGTCAATGTCAAAACCAACCCCTTTTAAGACGAACAACTCACTATTCGTCCCTTTTTCACGTCGCTTCAGGCCATACTGTAAGTGGAACTGCCTTTCTAACTGACTGTTTGACCGTGTGCGGCCTGTCATCTGCAAGCCCTTCCCCAGCACAATCCAGAGAGATCTCTACGTACCTGTCTACTGTGTAGATGTGGACGTTTGTGTCGGGGTGCCTCCTGTTTGGCAGCAGCCTCTTGTTCCTCATGTTGTGGCAGATGGCCCAGAAGACACCTGTGAGGAGCATGAGGAAGCCACAGGTGATGAGGATGTAGGCCAGGATCACGTTGAGGATGTGGCTGTTCCATTTCTCGAGGGATGTCAGGTAGGCCCCCATGCAGGTGACACCAAAGCCCAGGCCAGGGAGCACCATGCGGGCCAGAGAACACAGTTGTTTCCTGGCTTCCATTCTTCTGTCGCTCCTGTCGGGGGCCTCTGGTTGTGGTCTAGGTATGGAAAGGTGAGGTGctgatgttgttgttattatttctcGTCTTCTCAAGCTGTCTTATCCAATCCTCTTTTTTGTCTTGCTGTCGTCTTCTTTTTTTCCTGCTGAGGGAGTCTTTTCATCTCATTGTAGATAGGAGGACATTAGGCAGCTACTTATCCTTATCAGTTGGGTGGCAGGTGTTTGGCAGAGAGGAGCTCAGTCACTAGTAGATGTAGCATGGCATAACTGCAATAGCTATGCCTGGTGTTCACCCACAGGCGCTGGTTAGCATGGATAGCCTGAAAagcaggtgagagagaatgCCTGTTGGGATTGTGTACTGATGCAACGAGGCTGAATGTATTTTCTTCCCCAGCTGGAGGTAACTTTATGCACTGTCACggtcagggggagggatgaggcaggaggtgtgtttatgtctgtctgtgccagTCAACCTTATCTGTTGTATATTAACTGGAATTTGGGTTCAGGAGAATTAGTGACTAGGCCACTGTAAGGGTGGTGGAATTTTGTGTTTGAAGATAAAGGTGTCCGAATATTTGATGATTTTAATGGAGAAAAAATTGCACTGTAAAGGGAAGTAATTGTAATTGGTCTTTTTGTGATTTTCTGTGCGTATTTGTGCTGCGATGTTTTAACACAATGTCTTGTAACACACTATTCCTTGGCATGAACAACTGTAATACCGTTACAGCTGTGTACTTCTAATCCTTGATGATTTGCTGCACTTATGTGCACTACTGTATGTTGCTTGAATGATTGAATGCTAAAATGAATACATGTTATAATTAATAAATTATTCTTACTTTAAGAAAGAGTACTTCTACATTTCTGAAAACTCAGCAATGTAAATATAGTGGCTATCTATGCTGAAACCTGGCAAAAGTTTAAAAGCTTATTATTCAtttgaaaagaaaatataaagaaatgaaagaaaTGCAGCTCCGATTTTTTGTAAAACTTTGCATTGTACACATtagtattaagttttgtgtaaCTAAGACTTTCATTTACATGAGTCTACTGAGAAATCATTAACCTAGTAGTTTATGATTCCTGAgaaaatatactgtacatggttACAATAATCACTCAAAGTGGTGTCATTGCCTTAAACCTTGGTTGTGCACTTTGGTCATGATGTGTTTAAGACAACAAGAACAAATACCCtatccacacccacacatgcacacacattcaatgTTCTGCCAGTGCCATCAGGTTCATCAATTGTAGATGTATCAATACAGTTTATCCCTTCAACTACTTTGTGGCAACTACTCacaatttaaataaataaataagaccTTTCATTGTTAACTTGCAAAGAAAGATTGTGAATGGTAATCCTTTCAAGGTGTGGTATTGTGAATGAGGGTTGTCATTCACACAATATACCTCACAGCAGGACTGCTGCTACTTTATGACCGTGTAGTCTGAGCTGGAGATGTGTGTTAATGCCTCTTCAGCTCCTATCAGCCACGTCTGTTAATCTTCTACCTCACAGTTCTCCATTCCTGCTGGCAACAAGCCTATACTATTTATTTGGAATTGGGAAGACAGATCTAACATAGATAAAGTAAAATATGTTTACACACAAGTGCCTACTTTAGGTACAAAGGACAAAGTTGTACTTCGTTTCCTCTTAGGTTTTGGGACTATTTTCTTACAGGCAAACCATTTGTGTTCACCTCGTCTGAAATGTGACTTTGCCTTCTGGAACTGGCTGTGGTGCTTTGCACAATAGTACTTTGAGAAGATTATGTAAACGATCAACTTGTTCTTACACTTGTACAGCATAAACTAGGGCAGCgatgtaaaaaatatttgcgtgttcacaagttcagtaatcacaccatcaATTGAATAGATAGTTttttattgaagcagggctggtagcagagccaaccccgatggtggtagaggctggtagcagagccgagcctgatgcagtgtggtagaggctggtagcagagccgagcctgatgcagtgtggtagaggctggtagcagagccaagcatgggtagtgtggtagaggctggtagcagagccaagcatgGGGCAGTTGGTgtaggccggtagcagagccaagcatgGGGCagttggtgtaggctggtagcagagctgggcctggggtcctgggaggaggagattgtGATTAGCGGAGGCTCAGAATGGTGATGTGAACGGTGCATGTATAGTTACCGGGCATGGACTCGGAGGGTGTCGGAGAGTCCTCATGgatcacggccgagcagcagcttGAGCAAATCCCCCGGGTAGCCTGGATaggtgacagagagaagcagagacggGAAAGGGAGGAAGGGTGACAATACATGCTAGCACACCGACCAGAGGAACGGAAGACGCTTTATACAGACCTCTTAATTGAAGacggggagtttggtcgcattcctGCGTGCTTTTGCTGGGCTGATCCGTATTTAGTTGATTGGAGTTTTGGTGCGCGTTCCTCTGTGCTTTCACTGGGCTGATGCGTGTTCGTTGATTGGATTGGAGTCTTGGTGCGCcatcttcctcccgaactttagttagttAATCTAACTCCATGTAGTGAGAATTGCCCTTGTTATTGTCTTGCACAATATTTATCGTTACTTACCATCATATATGAAGTCTAGACAGATAACATTACTAAATCAGGACCATAAGAAATAAAATGTCTTTGAGCACACCATTTATAGCTTACTGGATTGATAGTATGTCATCATTCTCTTTGATTTTCAATACATGTAGTCCATGAGTCCATGTAGACCCATTGCACTTATTTTACTCACATAAATTTACGTCTAAGAAAACAGCTATGTAATTTAATACAAAATGTCAAACATTATACAGACAAGCACAACCTAAAGCAgtgccaataataataataataattataatagtGATAATCTGATAACAAACATTTCACACTGTTTTAAGGATTAGCTGTTTTAGGATAGCTGTTTTAGGATTATCTGATTTAATCGATTAAGCAGCTGAAAAAACACAGCATTCACACCCTTGTGTTCCTGTCGTCTGAAACAGACTTTGAAGTACAGCTCCTCAGATCATCATTGAATGATAATTATAGATACTGAGATATATGACATGAGCCATCTATTCCTGACGAGGGCAGGGCTGAAGGACTGTTCATTAATCAGCTGGACTCTGATGAGGgtctgctctcccctctgtcaTTAGTGCACCTCAGGCTCAGCCCGCACACTCAGCAATACCCAACCTCACTCATCTGTTACCGTGTCAAATGCGCACGCATCACGCCACATCGGAgggaaggaacacacacacacacacacacacacacacccacacacacacacacaccctctaacaCTGTAACACCTTTACAAATGATGGCAGCAGCTACCTTGACAGTTCAAAAGGGGGCGATATTACACTGTTTTTTCTCAAACGTACTCCATAAAACAATTTTGTATGGTCTCAGCCAGTTTCAAGAAGCAATATTtagaataaataaatagatctatatttgtacatttctctctgcctgtctcctctTAATAAACATTAAATATAGATCAGCCGGTGGTGTAATACAGTGATCCGCCCTGCTCTGCTACCCTGATTGGTTGAGTGAGTCTGTGGAACTGAGACACTGGCTAGAGTAGATGAGGATCAATGAGGAGATAGATGTTTAGGGTCCCAGAGAGCTTAGTAGGCAGGTTACCGCTTCCCAAaccctggctggctgtctggctggctggctggctgtctggctggatggctggatggatgaTTGCTGGTTGCCTGGATGGTTTCCTGGTGGCCTATCTGACTGGTTAACGAGTCGGCCAGCCaattggctgactggctgtctcATGACTGGCCGTCTCATGCACTCACAGCAAGGAAGTCACATGACCATCAAGGCCACACAATAATCCTGGTGGCTGCTTCCCAACATTGCGAACAGGTTTGACTTAAGACCAGGGAAGGATTTCAATGATTTCTTCTTAAAGACTGTCTCCTTAGGCCAAAAGGCCGCCCATGTTTTCTCCACATTTAACTCGATGAAAACCATCTCTGAGCCAAGTAGCAGATTTTTCGAAACCCGTGAGCTATCCTCAGAACCGGCCATATGTCGCAGCGCATCCAGTCCTGTGGACAAATATGTCGTTCCATATATCAAAGAACCGAATATGTATCTTATTAGATGCAGATGTGGCTCTGTACATTGTTCTTAGCTGCTCGTGTCAGATGAAGGTTGCTTCCAGTGTGAGGGTTGTGATCCTGTGAGGTAAGGCTGCTTTCTGGGTGAGGCCCAGCTGGGCAGGTACTGGAGTAGGCTTGGGAGAGGTAATAATCACAGAGTATAACTCAGAGTAATGAAGGCCCCAGCAGTGGATCCTCCATAAAGCATGATAGGGAGGCACGTGAGAGAGTCGCTCGCACGTTTGACCCCCCCATTGGCAGTCCTCCATGTGGTGTAAATCTGGGGGTTGGCTTCAGgcaacggagagagggagatggagggagggatgaagaaattggggggagagacaggatttACACCTGCCCCCAGACACGGTCGGGTCAGAATCTTTTCTCTGATCTTTCGTTTGGGGAAATATACAGCCTGGCTATTGGGCCAGATAAAGTATCTTGCATACGGCATGTgtgagatgagagaagagaacTTGGGCTGCATAGAAAGACCAGACtggaaagatgtgtgtgtctttggttAGATAAGAATGGTGATGGTACACAAATGTGATATTACGAATTGGCAAAAATCCTTTTTTTTATCTGCCTTTCTCTCACTAAACTTgtactttttctctttctttcttcatactctctctctctctctctctctctctctctctctctctctctctctctctctctctctctctctctctctctctctctcttacttttctAATCTCCCTTttgtatttctctttctttgcctTGTATTTTCTTCCTACgtttgtctgtatgtctgtctccctcgctctctctctctttggctctctgtctctctctgtctgtctctctctctctctgtttgtcggCATGCAGGCAGTCAACAGC from Osmerus eperlanus chromosome 28, fOsmEpe2.1, whole genome shotgun sequence includes these protein-coding regions:
- the LOC134014922 gene encoding transmembrane protein 252-like; this translates as MEARKQLCSLARMVLPGLGFGVTCMGAYLTSLEKWNSHILNVILAYILITCGFLMLLTGVFWAICHNMRNKRLLPNRRHPDTNVHIYTVDRPSFYPPSYAESQHAFSPRLPAVTPDEEAPSPLQAPPLYTLSSSDTPDDSFNHDQPPPYSETDPRGMLHSRTRGLAYPTDVSVSDSTLFHT